One window of the Neorickettsia findlayensis genome contains the following:
- a CDS encoding NADH-quinone oxidoreductase subunit D, protein MTVIKELNFGPQHPAAHGVLRLIMQLDGETVERLDPHIGFLHRGTEKLIEHKTYLQALPYFDRLDYVSPMAQEHAYSLCVEKLLGITVPPRAQYLRVIFVEITRILNHLLNVTTHALDVGAMNPLFWMFEEREKMLSFYEKASGARFHAAYIRPGGLAADIPDGLDEEIISFLESFPHKLDDVADVLTDNPIFKQRLVDIGKVSKKEAVALGFSGPVLRASGIPWDLRRSQPYEVYESLDFAIPVGNCGDSYDRYLVRMAEMYESVKIIKQCIERLPEGPVVVDDRKIAPPSRAEMKTSMEALIHHFKLYSEGYHVPEGEAYFAVESPKGEFGVYIVSDGTNRPYRCRIRAPGFVHLQALDTLSRKHLLADVPAILGSLDIVFGEVDR, encoded by the coding sequence ATGACCGTAATAAAGGAGCTTAACTTTGGGCCTCAGCACCCGGCTGCGCATGGGGTGCTTCGTCTGATTATGCAGCTTGATGGAGAAACAGTTGAACGCCTTGATCCGCACATTGGTTTTTTGCACAGGGGAACTGAGAAGCTGATAGAGCATAAAACATATCTTCAGGCTTTACCCTATTTTGATAGGCTGGATTACGTTTCACCGATGGCGCAGGAGCATGCCTATTCGCTTTGCGTGGAAAAACTGCTCGGCATTACTGTACCCCCTAGAGCACAGTATCTAAGGGTAATCTTTGTTGAGATAACCCGTATTTTGAATCACCTGTTGAATGTCACTACTCACGCACTCGATGTAGGTGCTATGAACCCCTTGTTTTGGATGTTCGAGGAGCGTGAAAAGATGCTTTCTTTCTATGAAAAGGCTTCTGGGGCGAGGTTCCATGCTGCGTATATACGTCCTGGTGGGCTTGCTGCAGATATACCGGATGGTCTCGATGAGGAGATAATCTCCTTTTTAGAAAGTTTCCCACATAAGCTTGATGATGTGGCGGATGTTCTTACAGATAATCCGATTTTTAAGCAACGCTTGGTTGACATAGGTAAAGTAAGTAAAAAGGAAGCAGTTGCGCTTGGTTTCTCTGGACCGGTTTTGCGTGCTTCTGGTATACCTTGGGATCTACGCAGAAGTCAGCCATACGAAGTGTATGAGTCATTGGATTTTGCGATCCCGGTAGGAAATTGCGGTGATTCGTACGATAGATATTTGGTGAGAATGGCTGAGATGTATGAGTCAGTTAAAATCATCAAGCAGTGTATAGAGAGGCTTCCAGAAGGGCCAGTTGTCGTGGATGATAGGAAAATTGCCCCACCGAGTCGTGCTGAGATGAAAACTTCTATGGAGGCTCTTATTCATCACTTCAAGCTTTATTCGGAGGGCTATCATGTTCCAGAGGGAGAGGCCTATTTTGCAGTAGAGTCTCCGAAGGGGGAGTTTGGAGTTTACATTGTTTCTGATGGCACGAATAGGCCTTATCGTTGTAGGATCCGTGCACCTGGGTTTGTTCATTTACAAGCTCTTGATACTCTTTCTCGGAAACATCTTCTTGCTGATGTACCTGCTATTCTTGGGTCATTGGATATTGTTTTTGGTGAGGTGGATAGATGA
- the serS gene encoding serine--tRNA ligase, translating to MNDLEYIISNPKGFTETMKRRGLRFDPSPIVTLYEERKSCLTSLNNLQASKNELTRSFQLIQQDKNELCEKAKVIDKEILRVKEDLQKICEQLELIMLDLPNILAEDVPIGEDESSNVVVKSWGVVRDLGFEPKAHDELGVALGILDFSNVAKVSGARFSGFIGKGARLFRVLKDFMLEHNIEHGHREYFLPYLVKEDAMYKAGQLPKFSQESFRVDGGMRLVPTSEVTLLNFVSDHFFGEAELPLRMTSYSECFRSEAGSSGKDTKGIIRQHQFGKVELLSITEPDKSDEELERMLCIAEGLLQKLKLPYRVVNLCSGDIGFCSKKTYDIEVWIPSQRCYREISSCSNCGDFQSRRLAIKYKFKKKKGFLHTLNASSLAIGRTIVAILENYQMYDGSIEVPEVLRSSFGTDFIR from the coding sequence ATGAATGATCTCGAATATATAATCTCTAATCCGAAAGGGTTTACTGAAACAATGAAGAGGCGTGGCTTAAGGTTTGATCCTTCACCTATAGTTACGCTGTATGAAGAACGAAAAAGTTGTCTAACTTCACTTAATAATCTCCAAGCGAGCAAAAACGAATTGACGAGATCTTTTCAGCTTATTCAGCAGGACAAAAATGAGCTCTGTGAAAAAGCCAAAGTGATAGATAAGGAAATTCTGAGGGTTAAGGAGGATCTCCAAAAAATTTGTGAGCAGCTTGAATTGATCATGTTAGATTTACCTAACATTTTGGCTGAAGACGTCCCAATAGGTGAAGATGAGAGCTCTAATGTTGTAGTAAAGTCATGGGGTGTGGTTAGGGATCTTGGGTTTGAACCCAAAGCCCATGATGAACTTGGTGTTGCTCTGGGTATATTGGATTTTTCAAACGTTGCGAAGGTTTCAGGGGCAAGGTTTTCTGGATTCATTGGTAAAGGGGCGAGACTGTTTAGAGTGCTCAAAGATTTCATGCTTGAGCACAATATAGAGCATGGTCACCGTGAATATTTTCTACCGTACCTAGTAAAAGAAGATGCTATGTATAAAGCTGGACAGTTACCAAAGTTTTCCCAAGAGTCATTTAGGGTAGATGGCGGGATGCGATTGGTTCCAACAAGTGAAGTTACTCTGCTAAACTTTGTGTCTGATCATTTTTTTGGGGAGGCTGAACTACCACTTAGGATGACTTCCTACAGTGAATGTTTCCGTTCTGAGGCAGGGAGCAGTGGCAAGGATACTAAAGGTATAATAAGGCAACATCAGTTTGGCAAGGTAGAACTTTTGTCGATAACAGAACCAGATAAATCGGATGAGGAACTCGAGCGAATGTTATGTATAGCTGAGGGTCTATTACAGAAGCTGAAATTGCCATACCGAGTTGTCAATTTATGTTCGGGTGATATCGGCTTCTGTTCAAAAAAAACATATGACATAGAAGTTTGGATTCCATCTCAGCGCTGTTACAGAGAGATTTCTAGTTGTTCCAACTGTGGAGATTTTCAATCTAGAAGATTAGCAATTAAGTATAAATTCAAGAAGAAAAAGGGCTTTCTGCACACACTGAACGCGAGCTCTCTTGCTATTGGTAGAACTATCGTTGCAATTTTGGAGAATTATCAGATGTATGATGGTTCTATTGAAGTTCCAGAAGTCTTGAGAAGCAGTTTCGGTACTGATTTTATCAGGTAG